The window acctccctgggcagttgctgtctaccaacctactacctagaacattTAATAGTATCACCACTAAATGAAAATTTAGAAATAAATTTTCTTTTTAATTCTCAGTGTGAACTGAAAACTACCCAATTTAATAATGTCCTAGATCATATCAAATGAGAAAACCACAATATCTGAATAGTAACAAATTTGCATTTTACTAAATGAGGAGAAACTGTCTTAAGATGAAATGACTCCATTACATTCAGCATGACTGTGCAAGCATTTAAAAGTAGTTTCAACTGAATTCCAAAATATTTTTCTATTTTATGACCAGATTCATCAATACAGAAGGTTGCCACAGTACAATGGTGAGGGTCCACCTCATTATGCAGCAAATATCCAATTTCTGAATATTATGTATCCTATATCTTGTTGATTATGCTGGATTCCTGTTTggtcctctgtacaaccatgtaatttgtcaaaatgaACATCTTTATCTTTCTTTACTGTCTGAAGGATTCAATGTAGAACAAATCCAGGATTCTTTGATAACCTTACTAGTGAAATACGAGAAGAACTACTTAACGTGTGGACAAGCTGATATTCCTGATATCAAGGAATCTCTTATTTACACAAGGTGTTTCATGCAGTAGGGATCTTATAATGGTACCTGATAAAAGCCTCAGGGAATGAAAAAATTGAATAAACAAGTTTCTTTGCTACAAGAGTCTTTCTACTACAATTTCTCAGTGTACACTGATATAGTTATTAAGCAGCACTAAATCATGTAGGAGTCAAACAGCACCTGGGTGAATGGAAGGCAATCCGATTCAGTATATGAAAGGGTAAGGCTGCcgcttgaatcaagagctcttcattgGCATCGAGGAACATCCCTTGAAGGGTGTCAGCTTTCTGACATAACTCCAGATGTATTCTGTACTACTGCATATAAGTTTGGAATTTCATTGCAAATAATTTTATGTAAATGCTAGTTATAGTTTCTGGAAAACTACAGCTAAAACCACATCCTTATATTCATAACTATACATTTTTTCTTAAACTGTAGATTATACAttacaaatatattaaaatttaaattttacTGCAAAACTAAGAACTTCACTGAATTCTTGGTCTATTAACTTACATTCTCGTACCACAAGGTATGCCAAAACAAGGCAGACTGTGTGACCAGAGTAAATGTAATCTCCACAGAAAGTATGTTGACCGTTGATTGACAAGCCGAATCCTGAGAGCAGCTGAATTACCCGTTTGGCCACCAATAAAGGACCAGTATAATTAGCTTTTGGCGAGCAATAATAGTTGGGATTGGCAACCGGAAGAACCGTTACATACATTGTGATAGAACGGTAAAAATACAGCAACCCCATCATCAGGAAGATACGACGGAAGAGAATCCACCtgaaaatgaaaaaaagaaaaatgcaAGAGTTGCTCTATCATGTTTGCAGTTACGAAAAGCAGTAGCTAAATAATGTAGTTCATGTAGTGAATATTACACtaacaaacttttaagaaatacAGTACTGAGTTACAAACTAATgtcatttttcttttttaaatatcTGCAAATTGCCtccttccaatttttttttttttttaatccagcCAAAATATTTTAAGTCTCCAGACCCTGAACTTCATCTAAAATATTACAATGTTACTTTAATGCACTGTATAACTACAAAATTTCTAAAAACACTACTCCATTATTTCAACTGCTcttcaactacagtggaccctcgcctaacgatattaatccgttcctgagagctcaacattaggcgaaattattgctagctgaattaattttccccataagaaataatggaaatcaaattaatctgttcctgacaccccaaagtatgaaaaataaaaattttaccacatgaaatattaatgttaatacacacaaactgaagaagacatgtacaattacatgacacttacctttattgaagatctggtgatgattgatgggatgggaggaggggagtgtgtggatggtgttaatgtttagaaggggaatccccttccattaggacttgagatgtcaagtccttttccagggttacttcccttcttttaatgccactaggaccagcttgagagtcaatggacctctgtcgcacaacatatctgtccatagaggcctgtacttcccgttcctttatgacattcctaaagtgtttcacaacattgtcagtgtaatagtcacaagcatggcttgcaatagctgtgagagggtgattttcatcaaaaaaggtttgcactttaagccacattgcacacatttccttaatctttgaagtaggcaacttcctcaatttctctatcccctcctccggagcagtttcctcaggtctggcctcttgctgttgaagatgatcttgcagctcatcagtggttagttcatcattgtcttcctccaccaactcttccacatcctcccactaaccttcaaccccaaggacttccccaatgccacaattgattccacaactggcataggcttctcagggttagcctcaaatccttcaaaatcccttttgtctacacattctggccacagtttcttccaagcagagttcaaggtcctcttagtcacttcctcccaagtcttacctataatgtttacacaattgaggatgctaacgtgatctctccaaaactctcagagttaaagcacctttcaaacatagcttttgtgtagagtttcagagtgatacaccaataaaggcttcactttgcaatcaccactagcattagcacacatcaacagagtaagcctgtctttcataggcttatgtcctgggagtgcctttccctcctgagtaatgtaggtccagcttggcattttcttccaaaacaggcctgtttcgtcacaattaaacacttgttcaggtttcaattcttcactgtctatgtactccttgaattccttcacatttttcagctgctttttggtccgaactggcagcctcaccatgccttatcacactatttatgccactacgattcttaaatctctcaaaccaacctttgctggccttaaattcactcgcatcaccactagttgcaggcatttttctaattaaatcgtcatgcaacttcctagccttttcacttatgatcgcttaagagatactatctcctgctatctgtttttcgttttatttatttattatcacactggccgattcccaccaaggcagggtggcccacaccaataacagtctctcaatatcttctatcacttgcgatctctgtttcgaaaacaaagttgcacctttggcaagaacagcttccttgattgacgttttcttggccacaagagtagcgatggttgattagagttttgtgtacaacctggccagctcggagacacgcactccactttcatacttagcaatgatctctttcttcatatccatagtgattctcaccctttttgctgcagggatggcactagaagctttcttggggcccatggcgacttattttgcaggtgcaatcactaaaaacgccgtgataatatgaaatgttccgattgtatgtttggatgcaaccccggtggctggcttgtaaacactggcacccacgggagaagtgaggcgcgctcaggccgcAAGTGGATGCGTCTTGAACGGAACGAATCGCGTTGGGCGAGTTTTTAAgcactagccgaggcaaaatttttacgttaaaatgtatcgctaaccggatttaacgttatgcgatgcgttcgttaggtgagggtccactgtattaggagaAATTGAATGAACATCCACTTGAAGTAATGTGTACAAATTTATCCATCACATACAATTTTCCAATTTTCTTGAGGTTACAACAGGCATGGATCATACTTTTACTATACATAATAGGGACTGAAATCAggaaccatttttttttatttagttggAAAATGAGGTTCTATTACAAGGTATGAGGAATAGCCaaagcatatacagtacactatatTAATATTACTAACCTGTGCTTGTGAAATATTATAACCATTACACACAAGTATACAGAGATTATGATTATTATCTCTGACACATTAAGGCCCCACTCCTGTACAGTGATGGCATCTAGAGTCACATCAGGTAGAGGCTTATAATCAGGCACTTTTTCATGTGTTAGTGCTAATGAGGCAGTAGTAAATATCCAGTTTGATAACAGGAACAGGAATGCTGCAACAAATTTTTTTTGATAAGAGTGCAGTTTAAGAAAGAAAGCTACTCTTAGAAGCATTTTTTCATATATTAAAATTCAGCACTGTACGTTCATAAATGTTTTACATACTGTATGTAGCATCTTTATATCAATATGTATCACTGTTAACACTAAAAATGTGGATTTCAAGTGGCGACCAATATAAAGACAGTACTGTATACTTACCTAGAAATGTTTTAAATTTTTCTTTTGGAAATCTTGGTGCTTCCCTGTGTGGTGCAGGGATAGGGATTTTCACCATCCcattactagtgctgctactgttgtcgtAAAAGCCACCACTCACTCCGTCTTTAATAACTCTTAAATTTAAGAACTTTTATTTAGTGCATGTGTGTATTAGATATGCAAGTACAGTATACTtgcacttcttttacaacttcaTCTATAAACATTTAACTATGGTCACATCACACATCCCTTtctaaaacctacttttactGTAAAAAATAGAGGactaattttaatattttttgttgtATATTGTTAGTACATAATTAAAAATGGCAAAGAAATTAAATGagcaaaaaatgtaaaaaaaaggaCAAATGATGATAATACTGCAAAGGTTCTCACCCATTGGTGTTGATGTAAGGGTCATGATTAGCCAAGAGGGGTTGGCGCTGATATACGTCATGATTCATGTGGCAATGGTCAGATTCATCCACCACACTGCTCGCACTACTGCTGGTGCCACTTCTGCTGGTGccactcctgctggtgcctgctGCACAGTGCTGTGTGTCTGTCACTggcccctcactctctcctactgacccataccggcccccatcaccaccaccacctaacaccattCTGCAAATGACAAGAAATTTTTCACTTTATGTTTACGATGTACACATCTTTAATTTCTTCTCAACTAGTTgcataataaaatatatacaataaaaatttatatatttatgtacttTATCAAGTATTCTCCCTTTGCTGTGGTTAGGGTCAACAATACATGAAAACAAAGTGTTCACAACCAGTGCCAGGTTATCTCACACAAGGGTGAAATGACCAAGGCCTAGGCAGTAGTTCCCTGCTGGGGTACTGCAGCACAACAGGATGCCATGGCACATTGGAATTCCACATATCTACCAGGGTACCACAGATATCTGCCACCAGAGGTACTATGACAGATGCCACCTATCTGTCAGGGGTGTCACAGACCCTAGGGGGTGCCATAGATCTTTGGCAGGGGTGAAACATTTAGAGGCTATTAATTAAATGGAGGTGTAAGTGGCTATATCTGGAAAAATGTTAGCAATGAAGAAATAACACTGTTCATGCATGCGCTTAACTTCTAAAGGTATCCAACCATGTGTTAAAAGCATTAACTCATgaaaacataagaaggaacactgcaacaggcctactggcctatgcgaggcagctccaattctcttACAGCTTAAGCCAataccttgacctagtgaggtcagacacgtcactaaGGGGGGAGGAGCAgcgcatctgacctagtagcacaagcataCTCCAGACATTTGCTTATCATGGAACAAGAGTTGTACTGGAAATGCATATATGATTCTGAggaaacaaaaataaaataatcaTAAAGATGGGAAGGATTGCTGGGGAGCAGATATTGTAAACTGCAGATTGAAGCATTTGTAAATGTAAATTTTACCGATGATTATGAATTTAAATGTAGATTAAAGCCCTTGCAATTTTCAGTCAGACATGCATGAAGACTAAGACTGTAGATGTGTTTGAATAATGGCGAACAGCTTAATGTATGTAACTTTAGTTTCGAGGGTTCTTTGAACCTCAATTCTGCCAGAGCCCAAACTTCCTTGAGAACTGATGATGCCAGAGACCCACAGACCAACACTCATAACTGATTTCTTTTTAAAGTGGTGTCCAGTCGTTCCCTTGAAACTTGCACCATTCATATCCTTTGGATTTAAATCTTTCATAAATTCAGAATAaagaatgaaagttaagacaaatgtgcaacatctgggtatctttatcgtagatgtttcgccatcctgtGACTATGATTAGAAaacaatagaactatatacaaaagataaggtaatcagtccctcagccttggagttggtgttgagagcactgtGGTAGTATAgattctggagcaaagacaaggagACTGGCATTTATATAGGAGTTAGTCGATAGGGACGTGTAGTAGACGAGGGCCTAGTCACTGGTATCTGGGATTCCACTGACGCCTaaataaacgtttcgccataaagttgaagaattgagacacttatgcaacatatgggaatctttaatgaagaaacgtttcttcattaaagattcccatatgttgcataagtgtctcaattcttcaacttgtcggttttcaaaaccatttatcacacaaacgccagtctccttgcctttgctccagaatctATACTACCACAGTGCTCTCAacaccagctccaaggctgagggactgattaccttatcttttgtatatagttctactgttttctaattttttttttttttttttttttttattatcacaccggccgattcccaccaaggcagggtggcccgaaaaagaaaaactttcaccatcattcactccatcactgtcttgccagaagggtgctttacactacagtttttaaactgcaacattaacacccctccttcagagtgcaggcactgtacttcccatctccaggactcaagtccggcctgccggtttccctgaatcccttcataaatgttactttgctcacactccaacagcacgtcaagtattaaaaaccatttgtctccattcactcctatcaaacacgctcacgcatgcctgctggaagtccaagcccctcgcacacaaaacctcctttaccccctccctccaacccttcctaggccgacccctaccccgccttccttccactacagactgatacactcttgaagtcattctgtttcgctccattctctctacatgtccgaaccacctcaacaacccttcctcagccctctggacaacagttttggtaatcccgcacctcctcctaacttccaaactacgaattctctgcattatattcacaccacacattgccctcagacatgacatctccactgcctccagccttctcctcgctgcaacattcatcacccacgcttcacacccatataagagcgttggtaaaactatactctcatacattcccctctttgcctccaaggacaaagttctttgtctccacagactcctaagtgcaccactcactctttttccctcatcaattctatgattcacctcatctttcatagacccatccgctgacacgtccactcccaaatatctgaatacgttcacctcctccatactctctccctccaatctgatattcaatctttcatcacctaatctttttgttatcctcataaccttactctttcctgtattcacctttaattttcttcttttgcacaccctaccaaattcatccaccaatctctgcaacttctcttcagaatctcccaagagcacagtgtcatcagcaaagagcagctgtgacaactcccactttgtgtgtgattctttatcttttaactccacgcctcttgccaagaccctcgcatttacttctcttacaaccccatctataaatatattaaacaaccacggtgacatcacacatccttgtctaaggcctacttttactgggaaaaaatttccctctttcctacatactctaacttgagcctcactatcctcgtaaaaactcttcactgctttcagtaacctacctcctacaccatacacttgcaacatctgccacattgcccccctatccaccctgtcatacgccttttccaaatccataaatgccacaaagacctctttagccttatctaaatactgttcacttatatgtttcactgtaaacacctggtccacacaccccctacctttcctaaagcctccttgttcatctgctatcctattctccgtcttactcttaattctttcaattataactctaccatacactttaccaggtacactcaacagacttatccccctataatttttgcactctcttttatcccctttgcctttatacaaaggaactatgcatgctctctgccaatccctaggtaccttaccctcttccatacatttattaaataattgcaccaaccactccaaaactatatccccacctgcttttaacatttctatctttatcccatcaatcccggctgccttaccccctttcattttacctactgcctcacgaacttcccccacactcacaactggctcttcctcactcctacaagatgttattcctccttgccctatacacgaaatcacagcttccctatcttcatcaacatttaacaattcctcaaaatattccttccatcttcccaatacctctaactctccatttaataacgctcctctcctatttttaactgacaaatccatttgttctctaggctttcttaacttgttaatctcactccaaaactttttcttattttcaacaaaatttgttgataacatctcacccactctctcatttgctctctttttacattgcttcaccactctcttaacttctctctttttctccatatactcttccctccttgcatcacttctactttgtaaaaacttctcatatgctaactttttctcccttactactctctttacatcatcattccaccaatcgctcctcttccctcctgcacccactttcctgtaaccacaaacttctgctgaacactctaacactacatttttaaacctaccccatacctcttcgaccccattgcctatgctctcattagcccatctatcctccaatagctgtttatatcttaccctaactgcctcctcttttagtttataaaccttcacctctctcttccctgatgcttctattctccttgtatcccatctaccttttactctcagtgtagctacaactagaaagtgatctgatatatctgtggcccctctataaacatgtacatcctgaagtctactcaacagtcttttatctaccaatacataatccaacaaactactgtcatttcgccctacatcatatcgtgtatacttatttatcctctttttctta of the Cherax quadricarinatus isolate ZL_2023a chromosome 23, ASM3850222v1, whole genome shotgun sequence genome contains:
- the LOC128685602 gene encoding phosphatidylcholine:ceramide cholinephosphotransferase 1 isoform X3, which produces MEKIALVMVLGGGGDGGRYGSVGESEGPVTDTQHCAAGTSRSGTSRSGTSSSASSVVDESDHCHMNHDVYQRQPLLANHDPYINTNGVIKDGVSGGFYDNSSSTSNGMVKIPIPAPHREAPRFPKEKFKTFLAFLFLLSNWIFTTASLALTHEKVPDYKPLPDVTLDAITVQEWGLNVSEIIIIISVYLCVMVIIFHKHRWILFRRIFLMMGLLYFYRSITMYVTVLPVANPNYYCSPKANYTGPLLVAKRVIQLLSGFGLSINGQHTFCGDYIYSGHTVCLVLAYLVVREYTPRRWWLLHWCFALLAVTGVVMVLIARGHYTVDCLIGYYITTRIFYTYHTLANNAVLKESGSNNFFERLWWYPLFSRFERNVQGVVPRHYESPLPWPRRWSSKNPQRTS
- the LOC128685602 gene encoding phosphatidylcholine:ceramide cholinephosphotransferase 2 isoform X1, whose amino-acid sequence is MREGKSRPRYVSILPAADQQSVKVEPAPHTPLWLYYKMVLGGGGDGGRYGSVGESEGPVTDTQHCAAGTSRSGTSRSGTSSSASSVVDESDHCHMNHDVYQRQPLLANHDPYINTNGVIKDGVSGGFYDNSSSTSNGMVKIPIPAPHREAPRFPKEKFKTFLAFLFLLSNWIFTTASLALTHEKVPDYKPLPDVTLDAITVQEWGLNVSEIIIIISVYLCVMVIIFHKHRWILFRRIFLMMGLLYFYRSITMYVTVLPVANPNYYCSPKANYTGPLLVAKRVIQLLSGFGLSINGQHTFCGDYIYSGHTVCLVLAYLVVREYTPRRWWLLHWCFALLAVTGVVMVLIARGHYTVDCLIGYYITTRIFYTYHTLANNAVLKESGSNNFFERLWWYPLFSRFERNVQGVVPRHYESPLPWPRRWSSKNPQRTS
- the LOC128685602 gene encoding phosphatidylcholine:ceramide cholinephosphotransferase 2 isoform X2, producing the protein MSYLRTSAAVSSSTVSTPASYNKQMVLGGGGDGGRYGSVGESEGPVTDTQHCAAGTSRSGTSRSGTSSSASSVVDESDHCHMNHDVYQRQPLLANHDPYINTNGVIKDGVSGGFYDNSSSTSNGMVKIPIPAPHREAPRFPKEKFKTFLAFLFLLSNWIFTTASLALTHEKVPDYKPLPDVTLDAITVQEWGLNVSEIIIIISVYLCVMVIIFHKHRWILFRRIFLMMGLLYFYRSITMYVTVLPVANPNYYCSPKANYTGPLLVAKRVIQLLSGFGLSINGQHTFCGDYIYSGHTVCLVLAYLVVREYTPRRWWLLHWCFALLAVTGVVMVLIARGHYTVDCLIGYYITTRIFYTYHTLANNAVLKESGSNNFFERLWWYPLFSRFERNVQGVVPRHYESPLPWPRRWSSKNPQRTS